Proteins co-encoded in one Candidatus Zixiibacteriota bacterium genomic window:
- a CDS encoding roadblock/LC7 domain-containing protein translates to MSDDSLIIYEEEIATIDALLKKMLKGAEAKCALLVDKDGHLITRQGFTHSLDTTALAALLAGSFASTREIARLVGESEFSVLFHQGKKDHIHMSIVGDRSILVVIFDDRTTIGMVRLYAKETADELARVFKNIRERKEPAEALSGDFSDKAQERLNDIFQD, encoded by the coding sequence ATGTCTGACGACAGTCTGATTATCTACGAAGAAGAAATAGCAACCATTGATGCACTTCTGAAGAAGATGCTCAAAGGGGCCGAGGCCAAGTGCGCTCTGCTGGTGGACAAGGACGGCCACCTGATCACGCGACAGGGCTTTACCCACTCGCTTGATACCACTGCGCTGGCGGCACTGCTGGCGGGCTCTTTCGCCTCGACCCGGGAAATCGCCCGGCTGGTCGGCGAATCCGAGTTTTCGGTGCTCTTCCACCAGGGTAAGAAAGACCACATCCACATGTCTATTGTGGGGGACCGCTCCATTCTTGTAGTTATATTCGACGATCGCACCACGATCGGTATGGTTCGCCTGTACGCCAAGGAGACGGCCGATGAGCTCGCCCGGGTGTTCAAGAACATCCGGGAGCGGAAAGAACCAGCCGAAGCGCTAAGCGGGGATTTCTCGGACAAGGCGCAGGAAAGGCTGAACGACATCTTCCAGGATTGA